The Arachis duranensis cultivar V14167 chromosome 2, aradu.V14167.gnm2.J7QH, whole genome shotgun sequence genome has a window encoding:
- the LOC107473301 gene encoding uncharacterized protein LOC107473301 encodes MDVSTHKFFQSPSVLAPLGEPVPIESNMSSLYGKNKNSNPFVDDDFPDPLCKLNLKETSEFVKSFPVPNANNDETRSTIVDVSAQRREQQQRRVALEAPATPGRPFFSFTTIGRNLSRKSIPSKWDDAEKWLMSSSCHDSPAHVNAVNVNVNVKKVSESESSKMECFSDKSRVTVTEERDSKAAPNFRRSSSLDHQNMFGAFNGVSCPTDIVLKDKFTESIEPILPSFRYSEPTKEGFLFRNNAGDAMKDACTEMAYHHHQQQQNEIQHRDVGTEMTPLGSSTTSRCHTPIKSSSPQRHNTPESRSGPLAMANTNRTTCNDLIQLEECHFSKLQLGTQYDLVTSNWSSSGEEEEEISKSLRHNGSKKGDPEYRAATWEEEEKTKCCLRYQREEAKIQAWVNLQSAKAEAQSKKLEACFFLEPPTNSWSWIPFSLLLFLSC; translated from the exons ATGGATGTCTCTACTCACAAATTCTTCCAATCTCCATCTGTATTGGCACCACTTGGG GAGCCAGTACCTATTGAATCCAACATGAGTAGCTTGTATGGGAAGAACAAGAACAGTAACCCTTTTGTAGATGATGACTTCCCTGACCCACTTTGCAAGCTCAATCTCAAGGAGACTTCTGAATTTGTCAAGTCATTTCCAGTGCCAAATGCTAATAATGATGAAACCAGAAGCACCATTGTTGATGTTTCAGCTCAGAGAAGAGAACAACAACAAAGGAGAGTAGCATTAGAGGCTCCTGCAACACCTGGTAGGCCATTTTTCAGCTTCACAACCATTGGAAGGAACCTTTCAAGAAAGAGCATTCCTTCCAAATGGGATGATGCTGAGAAATGGCTCATGAGCAGTTCATGCCATGACTCACCAGCACATGTGAATGCTGTGAATGTGAATGTGAATGTGAAGAAGGTATCTGAATCTGAGTCCTCAAAAATGGAGTGTTTCTCAGACAAGTCAAGGGTCACAGTCACTGAGGAAAGGGACTCAAAAGCTGCCCCAAACTTCAGAAGGTCTTCATCTTTGGACCACCAAAACATGTTTGGTGCTTTCAATGGGGTCTCATGCCCAACAGACATAGTACTAAAAG ATAAGTTCACTGAGAGCATAGAGCCAATTTTGCCAAGTTTCAGATACTCAGAGCCAACTAAAGAAGGATTCTTATTTAGAAACAATGCTGGGGATGCAATGAAAGATGCTTGCACAGAAATGgcttatcatcatcatcaacaacaacaaaatgagATTCAACACAGAGATGTTGGGACTGAGATGACACCTCTTGGAAGCTCCACAACTTCAAGGTGCCATACACCAATCAAGAGTTCATCCCCTCAGAGGCACAATACTCCTGAAAGTAGGTCAGGACCATTGGCTATGGCAAACACCAATAGGACTACCTGCAATGATCTTATTCAGCTTGAAGAGTGCCATTTTTCCAAATTGCAACTGGGGACACAATATGACTTGGTTACTTCAAATTGGAGCTCAagtggagaagaagaagaggaaatatCAAAGAGTTTGAGGCATAATGGTAGCAAGAAAGGTGATCCTGAATACAGGGCTGCTACATgggaagaagaggagaagactAAGTGCTGTCTCAG GTATCAGAGAGAAGAAGCAAAAATTCAAGCTTGGGTAAACCTACAAAGTGCTAAAGCAGAAGCACAATCCAAAAAGCTTGAG GCATGTTTCTTCCTCGAGCCACCAACCAACTCATGGTCATGGATACCattctcattattattattcttatcttGTTGA